From a single Onychomys torridus chromosome 9, mOncTor1.1, whole genome shotgun sequence genomic region:
- the Tsc22d1 gene encoding TSC22 domain family protein 1 isoform X2 codes for MHQPPESTAAAAAAADISARKMAHPAMFPRRGSGGGSASALNAAGTGASGAAPSSEDFPPPSLLQPPPPAASSTQGPQPPPPQSLNLLSQAQLQAQPLAPGGTQMKKKSGFQITSVTPAQISASISSNNSMAEDTESYDDLDESHTEDLSSSEILDVSLSRATDLGEPERSSSEETLNNFQEAETPGAVSPNQPHLPQPHLPHLPQQNVVINGNAHPHHLHHHHHIHHGHHLHHGHHHSSHAAVASPSILGGPPSSPVSRKLSTTGSSDGGVPVAPTSAVSSSGLPASGMTNVHAPSTTGSLGISSVTGPSARNNVNVAAVGSFSPNVTSGVHGNAHISTSNIPNAASVSVGPGVTGGVNVNVLSGMGNGTVSSSPVANSVLNAAAGVTVGVVSSQQQQQQQPPTVNTSRFRVVKLDSTSEPFKKGRWTCTEFYEKETVLPAAEGVAVNKAVETVKQTPTEVSSERESTSGSSVSSSVSTLSHYTESVGSGEMGAPTAVPPPPPPGLQGVALQQIDFSSPGPQSLAAVSIPQSISQSQMSQVQLQPQELSFQQKPGLQPVPLQAAMSAAAVNVVGVTSAVGQQPSISSLAQPQLPYSQTAPPVQTSLPGAPPQQLQYGPQQPMVSTQIAPGHGQSMTQNPASEYVQQQPMLQAPVSSGQSSSAGTGAGPSGIPVPQPQGTQLPAQPTAVQAQPAGASGQPIGQAQTAVSALPAGSQMASIGPQANMPTAVQQPSPQVTPSVIPQGAPPSSQGVLPAPAGILHQGVQTSASSLPQQLVIAPQSTLLTVPPQPQGVETVVQVVSQQLPAGSPLPAASSISVTNQVSSAGPSGMPTAPTNLVPPQNIAQPPATQNGSVVQSVSQSPLIATNINLPLAQQIPLSSTPFSTQSLAQAIGSQMEDARRPAEPSSVGLPQTMSGDNGGVSAVSDGSSSLAASASLFPLKVLPLTTPLVDGEDESSISVLLSYQRCKE; via the coding sequence ATGCACCAGCCGCCGGAGTCCACTGCCGCGGCGGCCGCCGCTGCAGACATTAGTGCTAGGAAGATGGCGCACCCGGCAATGTTCCCTCGAAGGGGCAGCGGTGGTGGCAGCGCCTCTGCTCTCAATGCAGCAGGTACCGGCGCCAGTGGTGCTGCTCCATCTTCTGAGGATTTTCCTCCTCCTTCGCTGCTCCAGCCGCCGCCTCCTGCTGCATCTTCCACGCAGGGACCACAGCCTCCGCCTCCACAAAGCCTGAACCTCCTCTCGCAGGCTCAGCTGCAGGCACAGCCTCTTGCGCCGGGCGGAActcagatgaaaaagaaaagtggcTTCCAGATAACTAGCGTGACTCCGGCTCAGATCTCTGCCAGCATCAGCTCTAACAACAGCATGGCAGAGGACACCGAGAGCTACGACGATCTGGATGAGTCTCACACGGAAGACCTGTCTTCTTCCGAGATCCTTGATGTGTCGCTTTCCAGGGCCACTGACTTAGGTGAGCCTGAACGCAGCTCCTCAGAAGAGACTCTGAATAACTTCCAGGAAGCTGAGACACCTGGGGCAGTCTCTCCTAACCAGCCTCACCTTCCTCAGCCTCATTTGCCTCACCTCCCACAACAGAACGTTGTGATCAATGGGAATGCTCATCcacaccacctccatcaccaccatcacatcCATCATGGGCACCACCTTCACCATGGACACCATCACTCATCCCATGCTGCTGTGGCCAGTCCATCCATTCTTGGAGGGCCGCCCTCGAGCCCAGTGTCCAGAAAACTCTCTACAACTGGAAGTTCTGATGGTGGGGTGCCAGTTGCACCCACTTCTGCTGTCTCATCCAGTGGCTTACCTGCATCTGGGATGACTAACGTCCACGCTCCAAGTACTACAGGCAGCCTAGGTATAAGTTCTGTTACCGGCCCGAGTGCAAGGAATAATGTTAACGTTGCTGCCGTGGGTAGTTTCAGTCCTAATGTGACAAGCGGTGTGCATGGTAATGCTCATATAAGTACAAGCAATATTCCTAATGCTGCTAGTGTAAGTGTTGGGCCTGGAGTTACCGGTGGTGTTAATGTGAATGTCTTGAGTGGCATGGGCAATGGTactgtttcttcctctcctgtTGCTAACAGTGTCCTTAATGCAGCTGCaggtgtcactgtgggagtggtttcaagtcagcagcagcagcagcagcagccaccgaCAGTTAACACGTCGAGGTTCAGAGTTGTGAAGTTAGACTCTACTTCTGAGCCCTTTAAAAAAGGTAGATGGACTTGCACTGAGTTCTACGAGAAGGAAACTGTCCTGCCAGCCGCAGAAGGCGTGGCGGTAAATAAAGCGGTGGAGACTGTGAAGCAGACCCCCACGGAAGTGTCTTCGGAGAGGGAGAGCACCAGTGGGAGTTCAGTGAGCAGTAGTGTCAGCACCCTGAGCCACTACACGGAGAGTgtggggagtggagagatgggagCCCCTACCGCGGTGCCGCCGCCCCCCCCACCGGGCCTTCAAGGTGTGGCCCTCCAGCAGATAGATTTCAGTAGCCCTGGTCCACAGAGTCTTGCAGCAGTTAGTATACCACAGAGTATTTCTCAGTCGCAGATGTCACAAGTCCAATTACAGCCTCAAGAATTGAGCTTTCAGCAAAAGCCAGGGCTTCAACCTGTACCTCTGCAAGCCGCTATGAGTGCAGCCGCGGTAAACGTGGTCGGTGTAACGTCAGCCGTAGGTCAGCAGCCTTCCATTTCCAGTCTGGCTCAGCCCCAGCTGCCGTATTCTCAGACAGCTCCTCCTGTGCAAACTTCTCTTCCAGGGGCACCACCCCAGCAGTTACAGTACGGGCCACAGCAGCCAATGGTTTCTACACAGATAGCTCCGGGCCATGGCCAGTCAATGACTCAGAACCCTGCTTCAGAGTATGTACAGCAACAGCCAATGCTTCAAGCGCCAGTGTCGTCTGGACAGTCCAGTTCTGCAGGAACGGGAGCAGGACCCTCAGGGATCCCTGTGCCTCAGCCACAGGGGACCCAGCTGCCAGCGCAGCCCACAGCAGTCCAAGCACAACCTGCGGGGGCATCTGGGCAGCCCATTGGCCAGGCTCAAACAGCAGTGTCTGCTCTACCAGCCGGCAGTCAGATGGCCAGTATTGGTCCACAAGCAAACATGCCCACTGCGGTACAGCAGCCATCTCCCCAAGTTACACCTTCAGTTATCCCGCAAGGTGCTCCGCCATCTTCACAAGGAGTTCTACCCGCTCCAGCTGGGATCCTTCATCAGGGAGTTCAAACTAGTGCTTCAAGCCTTCCTCAACAACTGGTTATCGCGCCCCAGAGTACCTTGTTAACTGTGCCTCCCCAGCCGCAGGGAGTAGAAACAGTGGTTCAAGTTGTTAGCCAGCAGTTGCCCGCAGGTAGTCCTCTGCCCGCCGCTAGTAGTATTTCTGTTACCAATCAGGTTAGTTCCGCTGGTCCTTCTGGAATGCCTACTGCCCCAACAAACTTAGTTCCACCACAGAATATAGCACAACCCCCGGCTACCCAAAATGGCAGTGTGGTTCAGAGTGTTAGTCAGTCTCCCTTGATAGCCACTAACATAAATTTGCCTTTGGCACAACAGATACCACTAAGTTCTACTCCGTTCTCTACACAATCATTAGCTCAGGCAATTGGAAGCCAAATGGAAGATGCCAGGCGTCCAGCGGAGCCCTCCTCAGTCGGCTTACCCCAGACTATGAGTGGAGACAATGGGGGAGTGTCAGCAGTTTCAGATGGGAGCAGCAGCCTTGcagcctctgcttctctcttcccGTTGAAGGTGCTACCTCTGACAACACCCCTGGTGGATGGCGAGGACGAGAG
- the Tsc22d1 gene encoding TSC22 domain family protein 1 isoform X1 has translation MHQPPESTAAAAAAADISARKMAHPAMFPRRGSGGGSASALNAAGTGASGAAPSSEDFPPPSLLQPPPPAASSTQGPQPPPPQSLNLLSQAQLQAQPLAPGGTQMKKKSGFQITSVTPAQISASISSNNSMAEDTESYDDLDESHTEDLSSSEILDVSLSRATDLGEPERSSSEETLNNFQEAETPGAVSPNQPHLPQPHLPHLPQQNVVINGNAHPHHLHHHHHIHHGHHLHHGHHHSSHAAVASPSILGGPPSSPVSRKLSTTGSSDGGVPVAPTSAVSSSGLPASGMTNVHAPSTTGSLGISSVTGPSARNNVNVAAVGSFSPNVTSGVHGNAHISTSNIPNAASVSVGPGVTGGVNVNVLSGMGNGTVSSSPVANSVLNAAAGVTVGVVSSQQQQQQQPPTVNTSRFRVVKLDSTSEPFKKGRWTCTEFYEKETVLPAAEGVAVNKAVETVKQTPTEVSSERESTSGSSVSSSVSTLSHYTESVGSGEMGAPTAVPPPPPPGLQGVALQQIDFSSPGPQSLAAVSIPQSISQSQMSQVQLQPQELSFQQKPGLQPVPLQAAMSAAAVNVVGVTSAVGQQPSISSLAQPQLPYSQTAPPVQTSLPGAPPQQLQYGPQQPMVSTQIAPGHGQSMTQNPASEYVQQQPMLQAPVSSGQSSSAGTGAGPSGIPVPQPQGTQLPAQPTAVQAQPAGASGQPIGQAQTAVSALPAGSQMASIGPQANMPTAVQQPSPQVTPSVIPQGAPPSSQGVLPAPAGILHQGVQTSASSLPQQLVIAPQSTLLTVPPQPQGVETVVQVVSQQLPAGSPLPAASSISVTNQVSSAGPSGMPTAPTNLVPPQNIAQPPATQNGSVVQSVSQSPLIATNINLPLAQQIPLSSTPFSTQSLAQAIGSQMEDARRPAEPSSVGLPQTMSGDNGGVSAVSDGSSSLAASASLFPLKVLPLTTPLVDGEDESSGASVVAIDNKIEQAMDLVKSHLMYAVREEVEVLKEQIKELIEKNSQLEQENNLLKTLASPEQLAQFQAQLQTGSPPATTQPQGTTQPPAQPASQGSGSTA, from the coding sequence ATGCACCAGCCGCCGGAGTCCACTGCCGCGGCGGCCGCCGCTGCAGACATTAGTGCTAGGAAGATGGCGCACCCGGCAATGTTCCCTCGAAGGGGCAGCGGTGGTGGCAGCGCCTCTGCTCTCAATGCAGCAGGTACCGGCGCCAGTGGTGCTGCTCCATCTTCTGAGGATTTTCCTCCTCCTTCGCTGCTCCAGCCGCCGCCTCCTGCTGCATCTTCCACGCAGGGACCACAGCCTCCGCCTCCACAAAGCCTGAACCTCCTCTCGCAGGCTCAGCTGCAGGCACAGCCTCTTGCGCCGGGCGGAActcagatgaaaaagaaaagtggcTTCCAGATAACTAGCGTGACTCCGGCTCAGATCTCTGCCAGCATCAGCTCTAACAACAGCATGGCAGAGGACACCGAGAGCTACGACGATCTGGATGAGTCTCACACGGAAGACCTGTCTTCTTCCGAGATCCTTGATGTGTCGCTTTCCAGGGCCACTGACTTAGGTGAGCCTGAACGCAGCTCCTCAGAAGAGACTCTGAATAACTTCCAGGAAGCTGAGACACCTGGGGCAGTCTCTCCTAACCAGCCTCACCTTCCTCAGCCTCATTTGCCTCACCTCCCACAACAGAACGTTGTGATCAATGGGAATGCTCATCcacaccacctccatcaccaccatcacatcCATCATGGGCACCACCTTCACCATGGACACCATCACTCATCCCATGCTGCTGTGGCCAGTCCATCCATTCTTGGAGGGCCGCCCTCGAGCCCAGTGTCCAGAAAACTCTCTACAACTGGAAGTTCTGATGGTGGGGTGCCAGTTGCACCCACTTCTGCTGTCTCATCCAGTGGCTTACCTGCATCTGGGATGACTAACGTCCACGCTCCAAGTACTACAGGCAGCCTAGGTATAAGTTCTGTTACCGGCCCGAGTGCAAGGAATAATGTTAACGTTGCTGCCGTGGGTAGTTTCAGTCCTAATGTGACAAGCGGTGTGCATGGTAATGCTCATATAAGTACAAGCAATATTCCTAATGCTGCTAGTGTAAGTGTTGGGCCTGGAGTTACCGGTGGTGTTAATGTGAATGTCTTGAGTGGCATGGGCAATGGTactgtttcttcctctcctgtTGCTAACAGTGTCCTTAATGCAGCTGCaggtgtcactgtgggagtggtttcaagtcagcagcagcagcagcagcagccaccgaCAGTTAACACGTCGAGGTTCAGAGTTGTGAAGTTAGACTCTACTTCTGAGCCCTTTAAAAAAGGTAGATGGACTTGCACTGAGTTCTACGAGAAGGAAACTGTCCTGCCAGCCGCAGAAGGCGTGGCGGTAAATAAAGCGGTGGAGACTGTGAAGCAGACCCCCACGGAAGTGTCTTCGGAGAGGGAGAGCACCAGTGGGAGTTCAGTGAGCAGTAGTGTCAGCACCCTGAGCCACTACACGGAGAGTgtggggagtggagagatgggagCCCCTACCGCGGTGCCGCCGCCCCCCCCACCGGGCCTTCAAGGTGTGGCCCTCCAGCAGATAGATTTCAGTAGCCCTGGTCCACAGAGTCTTGCAGCAGTTAGTATACCACAGAGTATTTCTCAGTCGCAGATGTCACAAGTCCAATTACAGCCTCAAGAATTGAGCTTTCAGCAAAAGCCAGGGCTTCAACCTGTACCTCTGCAAGCCGCTATGAGTGCAGCCGCGGTAAACGTGGTCGGTGTAACGTCAGCCGTAGGTCAGCAGCCTTCCATTTCCAGTCTGGCTCAGCCCCAGCTGCCGTATTCTCAGACAGCTCCTCCTGTGCAAACTTCTCTTCCAGGGGCACCACCCCAGCAGTTACAGTACGGGCCACAGCAGCCAATGGTTTCTACACAGATAGCTCCGGGCCATGGCCAGTCAATGACTCAGAACCCTGCTTCAGAGTATGTACAGCAACAGCCAATGCTTCAAGCGCCAGTGTCGTCTGGACAGTCCAGTTCTGCAGGAACGGGAGCAGGACCCTCAGGGATCCCTGTGCCTCAGCCACAGGGGACCCAGCTGCCAGCGCAGCCCACAGCAGTCCAAGCACAACCTGCGGGGGCATCTGGGCAGCCCATTGGCCAGGCTCAAACAGCAGTGTCTGCTCTACCAGCCGGCAGTCAGATGGCCAGTATTGGTCCACAAGCAAACATGCCCACTGCGGTACAGCAGCCATCTCCCCAAGTTACACCTTCAGTTATCCCGCAAGGTGCTCCGCCATCTTCACAAGGAGTTCTACCCGCTCCAGCTGGGATCCTTCATCAGGGAGTTCAAACTAGTGCTTCAAGCCTTCCTCAACAACTGGTTATCGCGCCCCAGAGTACCTTGTTAACTGTGCCTCCCCAGCCGCAGGGAGTAGAAACAGTGGTTCAAGTTGTTAGCCAGCAGTTGCCCGCAGGTAGTCCTCTGCCCGCCGCTAGTAGTATTTCTGTTACCAATCAGGTTAGTTCCGCTGGTCCTTCTGGAATGCCTACTGCCCCAACAAACTTAGTTCCACCACAGAATATAGCACAACCCCCGGCTACCCAAAATGGCAGTGTGGTTCAGAGTGTTAGTCAGTCTCCCTTGATAGCCACTAACATAAATTTGCCTTTGGCACAACAGATACCACTAAGTTCTACTCCGTTCTCTACACAATCATTAGCTCAGGCAATTGGAAGCCAAATGGAAGATGCCAGGCGTCCAGCGGAGCCCTCCTCAGTCGGCTTACCCCAGACTATGAGTGGAGACAATGGGGGAGTGTCAGCAGTTTCAGATGGGAGCAGCAGCCTTGcagcctctgcttctctcttcccGTTGAAGGTGCTACCTCTGACAACACCCCTGGTGGATGGCGAGGACGAGAG